CTTGCTAAAGGGATTTCTTCTGGAGCTCTAATTTTTCTACGAATTTGAATAGCCATCTTCTTGAAGCTTGTTGATGAGTAAATTTCCGCAGCGTTCAATCTCGATTGTCAAAGTATCAATCCAGTAGATAAACAAGTTGAAAATCAAATAAGTTGGAATCGCAATCAAAAGTCCTGCTTGAGTGGTTATCAAAGCTTCTTCCACCCCTGCCGCTAAATCTCTTGCTGTGGGAGCTACTTTAATGGTAAATTGGATAAAGCTATTTCTCATACCAATCACGGTTCCAAAGAAACCTACAAGAGGCGCTAAATTTCCAAGGTTTGAAAGGAGGTTTAGCCCTTTCTCAAGTCTTCCTACTTCAATTATGGCTGCATTTTCAATTTGTTTTTCCACAACTTGAGGTCCTTTGCTTTTATTGTGTATTCCTTGTTGCAAAACTCTTGATATTAAACTTCGATCTTGATTAAGAAAAGTCTCTAATTCATTGAGACCTTTTTCCAAATGCTGTGAGAATACATAAAAATAATTCTTTGTTTTTACCCCACTTCTCTTAAAGAAAATATATCGTTCTATTGAAAAACCGATGATGATAGAAGAAATCAAGCCTAAAACATACATGGTAGGACCACCTTTTTGGATCCAGTCAAAAATGGTTTCTCTCATAGTCATTTGGGTTTCTTCTTGAAGAGGTGGTTCTTGCTGTGGATAAATTTCTTTGGGCAAACTCAACAAAAACAAATGTATTGCTAAGATAAACATAACAAGATAAAGAAAGACTCTTGTCGAAGATGCTCGATGATTAAACGGTTGGTTAATTTTCATTTGCTAATAAGCTATAGCATGTAGAAAAAATGTCGATAAATTTTTATCAGTTAAAAAAACGAAAATTTCAAGTATTTTATAAAAAAATCTTGATTGAAAGAAAATTTGTCATAATTTAGAATTATGACAGAGGTCTTATCGAATGATGAAATCAATGATTTATTTAAACAAATCAGCAGTTCTACACCTTTTTTTTCCCAAGATTATAGTATTACAGAGTTAAAGGATGAAAAAGAAACAGCAACGATAAGTAAAAAAGACGTAAAGCCATACGACTTTCGTAAACCTGACAAATTCTCTAAAGATCAAATCCGAACTTTGCAAATGATACACGAAACTTTTGCCAGAATGGTCACTACTTCTTTATCAGCGCAACTTCGAACTGCCGTGCAAGTTCATGTGGGTTCTGGTGGTGGCGGTGTGGATCAATTAACTTATGAGGAATTTAACCGTTCCATTCCTTCTCCTACCACCTTAGCAATTGTCAACATGGACCCTTTACGAGGTTCTGCTATTTTAGAAATCGATCCGAATATCAGCTATGCTATCATTGATCGACTTTTTGGAGGTAAGGGAGAATTAATCAAAAACATAAACCGTGAATTAACTGACATAGAACGTTCAGTGATGGAAAACGTCATTGTCCGAATGTTGGGAAACCTACGAGAATCTTGGTCGACTGTGGTAGATTTAAGACCAAGGCTTGGCAACATAGAAACCAACCCTCAATTTGCTCAGATTGTGCCTCCTAACGATATGGTGGT
The genomic region above belongs to Leptospiraceae bacterium and contains:
- the fliM gene encoding flagellar motor switch protein FliM, with translation MTEVLSNDEINDLFKQISSSTPFFSQDYSITELKDEKETATISKKDVKPYDFRKPDKFSKDQIRTLQMIHETFARMVTTSLSAQLRTAVQVHVGSGGGGVDQLTYEEFNRSIPSPTTLAIVNMDPLRGSAILEIDPNISYAIIDRLFGGKGELIKNINRELTDIERSVMENVIVRMLGNLRESWSTVVDLRPRLGNIETNPQFAQIVPPNDMVVLITFETKIAEVEGNMNFCIPYITIEPIVNKLSAQYWYSSIQSAQTEEMKELIQKRLEQIQLPIRCEVGEIELSILDVINLQVGDIVRLNTTINGEFIVKIGERKKFKCIAGRVGKRLAVQIGESIEDIPDELLATTKDKKE
- a CDS encoding MotA/TolQ/ExbB proton channel family protein, with protein sequence MFILAIHLFLLSLPKEIYPQQEPPLQEETQMTMRETIFDWIQKGGPTMYVLGLISSIIIGFSIERYIFFKRSGVKTKNYFYVFSQHLEKGLNELETFLNQDRSLISRVLQQGIHNKSKGPQVVEKQIENAAIIEVGRLEKGLNLLSNLGNLAPLVGFFGTVIGMRNSFIQFTIKVAPTARDLAAGVEEALITTQAGLLIAIPTYLIFNLFIYWIDTLTIEIERCGNLLINKLQEDGYSNS